The nucleotide sequence GTAAGTTTGAAAAGTCGTCGAGTATGTATTAAAACAAACTTTGGTGTAGATAACTCATAACACCATTGTTTGCAAACACACTTGAATTGACAAACTACCTTTGGAGGTAGTCTCGATAAGATCTCTTCAAACATCATGTCATCACCAATACGATCCATGATCCTTAATACtctgaaaacaaaaaaaaaaataaacaaaaaacgaTTGTATAAAAACTTAATGTATAAACACTTGAGAACTATCAATTGAATATCAAATATTTTATAATAGTAAAATTTCATACCAATAACCATAGTAGAACAATTTTAACACTTCAAAGAGGatgttaaaaaatataaaaaaaagacATTAAGAGAAATAGAAAACTATTTATATAAAATCACCAAATCTAACCATTAACAGTAAACCTAATCAAAACACAATCCATTAAGAAAAACACGAAATCTTCAAATAAGTTTATGTCAAACAAAATACTTTCGATCACTGTACCATAACAATATAAACAAAATTCCATTGCACAGAATGAAGACATTTATTAGTATGCTCCAGACCAAACAATCTCGAGTATTGTTTTGGTTTCCGGTTTAATCAGAGATAAAACATCAAGAAAAACATACTATCCAAGTATATGATTGAAGATAATCTTATACAAAATACTTGTATAAGATTGAAGACATAGATTATTACCCTAAAGAACAAATAATTGCgagtaaaaaagatgaaaaaaTACACCAATCGGAGATGGAATCAAACATTTAACCAGAAATAATAGATGAAGACAAACAAAAGATCCAGGTAATGCGATTGCATGTATAGATACATAATCGGAGATGGAAAGCTTTACATTTAAAGTAAATAAGATGAAAACAATACACCAACAACATTTTAGGTATGAAATATGTATGATATTACCGATGAAGATTTAGAggttttttgatgaacttgttgaagatgaAAGGCTTCCTTGGTACTCGTGATGAAGCAATAGAAATAACTGAGATATTGTGTGAGAGATATACTAAAAATATCTCCTATATATAGTGTTGATACCCATGGATTTTTTGTCGGGTTTCTTGCATATCTCGTGGATTATGTTATAAGTTTGTAAGATCAATTTTAAAAACTATATAATGTTATTGAAATTTGACTAATAATATGACTGTacaataaatatatttaattttgAAAATACAAACTTATACAATATGAAATTTATATATCTAAAGTGACTACGGGAGATCTTTAAGAGTTAGGTTCATTCGTTTGGCTGTAGTGCCATCCTTTTTGTAGGGATAACCAATATCAAGACCCTTATGTGATGCCATCTCATTATCCAAGGCCACTTAAACATGACACATCATTCCTTATTTAGCATGTCTATTATATAACTTTATTAAGTTGAGATACGGGGTCAGTTTATGGTGAGAGTTATCGAGTTGAAATACAAAATTAGTTTATCATAATTATATAAGGTGTTAAAAATAGTCTTCTCATAATGGCGCAACTTCGTTGTGACTCACACGAAATTGGTTATCCATTATTTCATAGTTTATGATAATTATGTATTAGTGAAATAACTTTAGACAACAAATAGAAACATAAAAAAATTGGTTTAAACAAATTCTATACTTTTACGAATATGTGAAATGGTATCCAAGTAGTGATTCTTAAAAAGTCTCATTGAATCAACAAAATTTTAAGTGATTGAGGTTAATCAACGTTAATCAACTCGAAAGTATGAATATAAGGTGATATTCAAAACACCTATGATAGTACATTTTTTAACGAAAATCAGTAAATGTTAAAGCATATAATATTACCAAATGCCAATATAAAAAACCTTAATTACTTCCAAAAAATGTCAAAATAAATCCCATAAAACCATCAATAGCATATAATGCCTTATTCCAACACATAAGTCTTAAAAATATGTAAAATGGAAATTCATATCGAGACCATGGGCAGATTCATTCATTTCTCTAACTTTGGAGTGATGAAGTCAAACTTGATAGCATCTTTTATTTCAACATCACCCGGAATGTTCGGACATTTAGTAGATGAGCTGTCAACAGCATCAACATCATAAAGTTCTTGAAGGTTACGTTTGACGTTTTCCAACTTTGACTGACCATGATCGGTAACATCAACATGTTCTGGTGTAACATTGTCACCAATTACAGATTGTGATTCCTGcagaataaataaaataataacattCAAATTTATTTTTCATGGTTATTGTTGTATTAAGAAAAGTGACACTGTGCAAAATTAAATGTTACCTTAGATATGAATTTCACATTACTGACCGAATCAGACAGTGATTGAACATTTGACTCAGACTGATCAAGCTACACAAAAAACCAAATATATACACAAAGTTGTATATTAAGAATAATGGTGATGGATCACCCGCGGGGAGGGTGATCGGTGGTTAATAAGATGTTTACATTAGAGATATTTTTTGGGTACTACTAAATTACCTCATTAATTTTCCATTTTTTCTCTAGCGCTGAGAGTATGTCATCATCAGAAGATAACATAGAAATTCCATAGTTTTCCGACTGGTTAGCAATGTTATAACTGGAAACTTTGATTTGAAAAGCAAACTTTCTGTTGATCAGCGTATCAAACTCAGTTGGAAGTGTTTGAAAGCCTCCTTCTGTCGAACTGTCAACCTATTTAAAACAATGAATTTTGCCTCAGATGTATGAATTGAATACATTTTAACCACAAACCTAATAAAATTTAGGATAATTAGGTAAAAGGTGTACCTTTGTATAAACATCCAGGAGTTGTTTGGCGGTTTTCTTAAAAAGCTTAATAGCTTCATAATCAAACAACGTACAAGACACAGTCCCTGTCGAATCCTGAACCCTTAGAGGTATCTTGTATCTAGTAGGCAGCAATAAACAACAAAATCCAAACATGCAATTAGATTATATGTTATGGATGAATACAATAaccattaaaaaaatatatattataccGATGAATAGGGGTAATGTCAACAGCCTCGCAATCACCGTTTGTACACTCAATGATATTCTGATCTAAAACGTCAAAGCTGCCGTCCTCTTTTTCAACCAGCTGAGATCTCTCTTCAATTTGTTTCTTACAATGATTGCATGCTAAATAGTACCAAGGCTTATTATTTGATATTGCAATAACAGTACCAACGATGACAACCTTCTTTTcctattataataaagtattagAATATAAGCCACAATTAACAAAAAAATACATTATGTAGGAAATGTACCACTTCAATGGAAGAAATGAAAGCATTTAACACAAAGTCACCAGCATTTAGAAACTGTTCTTCAACATTGGATATCACTTGAGAACATGAGTGTTTACTGGAAGACGACTGAGAAAACTCCTTCTCCACATACCTAGAAGAGGAGtaatgtatttaaaaaaaaagacagTTTAACTTTAATTTCAAAATTACACAGAAATACCTGTCTTTGAACTCTCTTATCTCATCAATATCAGAATTAATGAATAGACGACTTGCTTCAAACATATTGGTAAGGCCAACTTTTTCTGAATAATGTTATACAAATGAAAAAAAACATACATAGCATATTTATTAATCTACATATATATAAGAAAATAAAATAGCTGAACTTTATTATGTTTCTTCATTAAATATATTTGAAATGAGTACCTTGATAGATGTTTACCGTGCCAAAATGCACAAGAAGAACCACATGATCTTCGCGGTCCTTACCATTCATGTAATCGGACATCTCGATTGCATACTTTTCCCATAATGTAAGACTAATCTTGGTATCACTGTACAATAAATTGTTTACATTTTAAGAATACAAACTTATACAATATGaaatctatatatctatatatatgtatatatatatgtaatgtatTTAAAGTGACTACTGGAGATCTTTGAGAGTTAGGTTCATTCGTTTGGCTTTAGTGCCATCCTTTTTATCCACATCCTCAATAGGATAAGACACAACCACGTATCCAAGAAAATCTACAAACAGAACAATGTGTTAGTTTAATATACGTTTCACTATGTAAaagtattaacatatttttgataAAAATATAGAACAGTTAAATATAACTGGTGAATAATCCATACCTATAGGAGTATTAGCTGGAACTTTTTTGGTCAACACAGATTTAAAATCAGTGAAACGAAAATAGTAGCGAGGCCCAGACCAATTCTCTATTTTCAGAACAGAACTGAATGGATACAAAGATAGCTTCTGATCTTTTCCCGTAACCTTTATCTTTGTAGTATCTTTCGCAAGAGATGGTTTGTAAATCAATAAACAGTCATCAACAACCAAATGCTTGAGGAACCGTTTGAAAAGCTTGTTCAAACAACTACATTGCATAAATGAACCCTGAAATCAATAATACATAATGTATTTAAGTTCATCAACATGCATAACAAATAATCTATAATAAATTATTAGGAAgtttcataaaataaaataaaaaacgtAACCTCCTCATCCATCAAGAACATATCAACTCGATATATTTGCTTTTCATCACCATTCATTTTTTTATGCCACAATGATATGATCTTGGCCTTGATGGTGTAGTTAGTTAAGTGAGCATCGAGTGACCGGAACATAGTAATCTTATTGTTCTCCATTGAAGTGGTATACAATTATTAGCTCTAAATCCGTAAACTAATTTATAAACTACACAACGTTAATTTTTTGGAATGATTGTTAACTATTTTTGGaagtttcaaaaagaccatcaatcAAGTTTATTTTAAGAAATGATTGTCGGTTACATTTCAAATTTAGAAGATTCAATTTCCTAGTTTTTTacgttttgaatttttttaaaaatcatgccattaATAAAGATATACATTCTATTTATAATGCCAATTTTTTCTGTATAATTACAAAATTCAAAAAAACATACATAGAAGATTTATTAAATCTCTATAATATGTGTATTGAAAAAATATATTtgattaatatattttaattgaGTACATGAATAGATGTTTACCCTGAAAAAAATGCACAAGAAGAACCACATGAACTTCGAGGTTCTTACCATTCATGTAATCGGACTGCAAAAATTGAAAATAACATTTCAAATTAAAAATTGGGACATAAACATCACAACTTGTAGAATTGCACCTCTGATACTATCTACGGATTAACGAACAGATGTAAACACAACGTAATACACAAATCTATACTAATCTATACTAATAAGTCACATAACAGGTTTTACTGATACGTATCTATACCTGGAGGATAAACAACACGATTctttgtgatttataaataaataaaacatagaCTTCAACAAAATCCTTCAAACATA is from Helianthus annuus cultivar XRQ/B chromosome 9, HanXRQr2.0-SUNRISE, whole genome shotgun sequence and encodes:
- the LOC118479397 gene encoding replication protein A 70 kDa DNA-binding subunit C-like is translated as MENNKITMFRSLDAHLTNYTIKAKIISLWHKKMNGDEKQIYRVDMFLMDEEGSFMQCSCLNKLFKRFLKHLVVDDCLLIYKPSLAKDTTKIKVTGKDQKLSLYPFSSVLKIENWSGPRYYFRFTDFKSVLTKKVPANTPIDFLGYVVVSYPIEDVDKKDGTKAKRMNLTLKDLHDTKISLTLWEKYAIEMSDYMNGKDREDHVVLLVHFGTVNIYQEKVGLTNMFEASRLFINSDIDEIREFKDRYVEKEFSQSSSSKHSCSQVISNVEEQFLNAGDFVLNAFISSIEVVHFLHNVFFC